The Phormidium yuhuli AB48 DNA window AGAAGTTTATGATACAAGCCATTTTCTGGCTCTTCAATACAGATAAAAGGTGGGGGAGAGGGGTCTTCTAAAAGTAATAAGTAAGCAAAGATTTTCAGAGTTCCATCTGACATTTGCTGAGAATAAAACGGGTCTTGAAAACCTCTATCATTGAATTTCAGCAACAATCTACCATCAGGACTTTTTTCTGTCTTGATTTCATTTATTCCTGGTATTTTACTCGAAATTTTATCCAAAACAGATTGAAACTTTTTGGGATATTCTCTCTCCATAAATTGAACGACATTACCAATATTATCCCCATGTATATTTAAATGCTTCTGAGGTCCTGCAAGAGGTAAACTTCTTGCAGCGTCTGGGGTGAAGTAACTAAGATACCAACCTTCAATGAATTGTCGAAATAGCGAAATTCTAGGATGCTGCTTCAAGGAACCTAAGGTTGAAATTCCTAGTTTCCTCTTATCACTTAACTCCACAATCTCAGTTTCTTTACTTTCTTCTTCTGCTTCACCTTTTTGTAACTTCTCCATTAAATCAAATAAATTAAATTGCCCCTGATCTTCTTCGATTTGTTTACCTTCTTTTTCTCCTTTCCAGGCAACTCCCTTTCCATCATTTAATAGTAAGAAAGAAAATGGCCAGCCTCGTGTTTGACCTTTCCGCCTTTGTCTCAACCGTTCTTGTTTAACAAAAGGTCTTCCATCTGAATCTAAATCTATAGCAAGTTCATACGTGATGGGTCTAGCATTTCCATCCTCTTTATAGTAAATCTCAAATTCCATACTACCATCTTCACCTTGAGAGCGAATTCTCTCAAAACCACCTCGACCACGGGCATCACAAGCCGCCTCTACTCCTCCTTTGAGACAATCTGAAAGAAAGCCGAAGGCATCAAATATTGTACTCTTGCCGACCCCATTTTTTCCGATTACGGCGGTCATAGGTGTTAAAGGTTTTCTATTTTGACTATTCCACAGTTTACCCAGAGTTACATCTTTTAAAGTACGGTAATTTTTTATTTTAAATCCTTCAATTCCAGCCATATTGATACCTCATGCTTTTTGGATTTTAACGTTGTGACTATAAAGTTTATATTCTTTAATATAAAAACCACTCATATTCAATCATCAAATCTGTTCTGTGTCAAACGTTATGGTGGTTAACAAAAGCCAGTTGCACCAGGGGCAACCCATCACCATGTGCCAAAGAAGATGTCATAGAAGCCATCACCACTAACGATTTGACTGAGACGTACTCGGGAGCAGTTTCTGAATTTCCGCCAACACCGGGTCAGGAACAGAACAAGCCTTGCCACGAATCCACGGTCCGCAAGTCACCTCAAGGACTGGATACTCCTGATGGATGTCTTCGCATTCTTCCAGGGTACTATAAATCACTGCCACTGGAGTCAAATTACCCCGATCGCCACAAAACTCATGCCAACGCTCCACCTCCTCCGGCTGGGAACTAATCACCAGATAATGACTACAAGCCTCTAAAATCGGCTGTTTCTCCGGCTGCACCATTCCCCCCACATCCACAATTGTTAAGTCTTTTTGCCGACGTAATGACAAAATTGCTCCAGAATGGTAAGGAAAAAAACTATCCGTTAACTGCCCCTTATTCGCTGCCTTAAACACCTCTGGGTCTAGGTCTGGGGGAAGTTCCAAGGTATAATTTCCCTCCCCATCCCAATTGGCTCGTTGTAAGTAAATATTCGGATAACTGCTCAGAAGTGTCTGAAATAAACGATGGGAAAACACACTCTTACCACTATCCGGCGGTCCCACCACCATCAACGCCGGATGCAGCCGATCGCCCCCCGACCCCAAGCGAATAACCTGGCCCACCGCCACCCCCTTCACATGAGTCGCCACCACCACCGCTCCCAAGCGGGGATCATGACAAGCCACCCAGGCCGTCGGATGTAGCTCATGAATGAGGTAGCCATAGAGCCAAATGGGCCCCCGTCCATCAAGAATCACACCCATCCGGGTATCAATCCCCCTGGGAAGTTCAATCGTTCCCAAATCCTCAGGACTGATAATCTGTTGGCTCAGGGTGATCCCCAAAATCTGATAATCCACCCCATCAGGAGATTGACCTCGACTGAGGCTGAATTCAATACTATTGGCAGCGGTGGTCACGGGACGTCTCCTCCCTAGGGCGTTATCTGTGCTACTCTAACACCCAGGTTGAATTGGGGTCTTCTAAACCATGGCACAACCCGTCGTACAACCCCCTACAGCAGAGGTATTACAGGCCTTGGCCGCAGGACAACTGGCCAACCGCCTACAACGGTCTATCCGACTGTGGCTGTGGGTTGATCGCCTCTATGGAAGTCCCC harbors:
- a CDS encoding AAA family ATPase; this translates as MAGIEGFKIKNYRTLKDVTLGKLWNSQNRKPLTPMTAVIGKNGVGKSTIFDAFGFLSDCLKGGVEAACDARGRGGFERIRSQGEDGSMEFEIYYKEDGNARPITYELAIDLDSDGRPFVKQERLRQRRKGQTRGWPFSFLLLNDGKGVAWKGEKEGKQIEEDQGQFNLFDLMEKLQKGEAEEESKETEIVELSDKRKLGISTLGSLKQHPRISLFRQFIEGWYLSYFTPDAARSLPLAGPQKHLNIHGDNIGNVVQFMEREYPKKFQSVLDKISSKIPGINEIKTEKSPDGRLLLKFNDRGFQDPFYSQQMSDGTLKIFAYLLLLEDPSPPPFICIEEPENGLYHKLLETLAQEFREHATGRKGGSQIFITTHQPYFVDALQPEEVWVLEKNEDGFSTIKRASEDTLIQNLVSEGLPLGNLWYSDYLDQR
- the crn3 gene encoding CRISPR-associated ring nuclease Crn3/Csx3, coding for MTTAANSIEFSLSRGQSPDGVDYQILGITLSQQIISPEDLGTIELPRGIDTRMGVILDGRGPIWLYGYLIHELHPTAWVACHDPRLGAVVVATHVKGVAVGQVIRLGSGGDRLHPALMVVGPPDSGKSVFSHRLFQTLLSSYPNIYLQRANWDGEGNYTLELPPDLDPEVFKAANKGQLTDSFFPYHSGAILSLRRQKDLTIVDVGGMVQPEKQPILEACSHYLVISSQPEEVERWHEFCGDRGNLTPVAVIYSTLEECEDIHQEYPVLEVTCGPWIRGKACSVPDPVLAEIQKLLPSTSQSNR